One window of the Salvia splendens isolate huo1 chromosome 1, SspV2, whole genome shotgun sequence genome contains the following:
- the LOC121796721 gene encoding phosphoinositide phospholipase C 6-like isoform X1, with product MDKYYRYIIADHVSVVQMGSYNYYKMFGCFNRKFKISESGPPPDVREAFWRYTAGGGQMTADQLLKFMVQHQEDSNCTAVGVEDIMQHVFHRRHHHHHHHQETKNLNFTLEDFFYFLFQDDLNGPINPQVHHDMTAPLHHYFIYTGHNSYLTGNQLSSDCSETAIVRALENGVRGIELDLWPNSSKDNVQVLHGRTLTTPVTLIKCFKSIKEHAFVKSPYPVIITLEDHLNPELQARVAEMAIRIFGDLLYCPESGYVEDFPTVESLKHKIMLSTKPPKEYLGSNHEEGETSSPKYKDYSDDDTEAEFEADDKQESDSDYEDYDNCGRGNVAAPEYKRLIAIHAGNAKKKSLRQVLRLRIDRARRLSLSEHELKRATSLYASDIVRFTQKHLLRVYPKGTRVTSSNFCPIIAWMHGAQMVAFNMQGYGKALWMMHGFFRANGGCGYLKKPHLLMSKNSMGDVFNPKLPWPVRVTLKVIVYMGDGWRLDFSHTHFDTYSPPDFYTKIYIIGAPLDTTESKTRIIEDDWAPYWDQEFTFPLRVPELALLRIEVREYDRSDKDDFGGQTCIPVSELRRGIRAVPLYDKKGRKFKSVRLLMRFRSNPFVQ from the exons ATGGATAAATATTATAGATACATAATCGCAGATCATGTATCAGTGGTGCAAATGGGTAGCTACAATTATTACAAGATGTTCGGTTGCTTCAACCGGAAGTTCAAAATCAGCGAGTCGGGGCCGCCGCCGGACGTGCGGGAGGCGTTCTGGCGGTACACTGCGGGAGGGGGGCAGATGACGGCGGATCAACTGCTCAAGTTCATGGTCCAGCACCAGGAGGATTCCAATTGCACCGCCGTCGGCGTCGAGGACATTATGCAGCACGTCTTCCACCgtcgccaccaccaccaccaccaccaccaagagACGAAGAACCTCAATTTCACCCTTGAGGACTTCTTCTACTTCCTATTTCAAGACGATCTCAATGGCCCTATCAATCCCCAG GTACACCATGACATGACTGCTCCGTTGCATCATTATTTCATATATACAGGTCATAACTCCTACTTAACCGGGAACCAGTTGAGCAGTGACTGTAGCGAAACCGCTATTGTAAGAGCTCTTGAGAACGGTGTGAGAGGAATCGAGCTCGATTTATGGCCCAATTCGTCCAAAGATAACGTGCAGGTGCTTCATGGAAG GACGCTTACAACTCCAGTGACACTCATCAAATGCTTCAAGTCTATAAAAGAGCACGCCTTTGTTAAGTCACCTTACCCGGTCATAATCACGTTAGAAGATCATCTCAATCCAGAGCTCCAAGCTCGAGTGGCGGAG ATGGCAATACGAATTTTTGGAGACTTGTTGTATTGCCCCGAGTCAGGATACGTGGAGGACTTTCCCACAGTTGAGTCCTTGAAACATAAGATTATGCTCTCAACAAAGCCACCCAAGGAGTATCTCGGATCCAATCACGAGGAAGGAGAAACCTCCTCACCAAAGTATAAAGATTATTCTGATGACGATACTGAAGCTGAATTTGAAGCAGATGACAAG caAGAAAGCGACAGTGATTATGAGGATTACGACAACTGTGGTAGGGGCAATGTGGCAGCACCTGAGTACAAACGTCTTATCGCCATTCATGCCGGTAATGCCAAGAAGAAGAGCTTGAGGCAGGTGCTAAGACTCAGAATTGACAGAGCTAGACGGCTTAGTTTGAGCGAGCACGAACTCAAGAGGGCCACATCCTTGTATGCTAGTGACATCGTGAG GTTCACCCAAAAACACTTGTTAAGGGTGTATCCTAAGGGCACACGAGTAACTTCATCAAACTTTTGTCCAATCATCGCGTGGATGCATGGGGCGCAAATGGTTGCATTTAATATGCAG GGATACGGAAAAGCCCTTTGGATGATGCATGGATTCTTCAGAGCGAATGGAGGCTGCGGTTATCTCAAGAAACCACATTTGCTTATGAGCAAGAATTCAATGGGCGATGTTTTCAATCCCAAATTGCCATGGCCCGTGAGGGTGACATTAAAG GTAATTGTGTACATGGGAGATGGGTGGCGTTTGGATTTCAGCCACACGCATTTTGACACATATTCACCACCAGACTTCTACACCAAG ATATACATCATTGGTGCGCCACTAGACACCACAGAGAGCAAAACGAGGATAATAGAAGACGATTGGGCGCCTTACTGGGATCAGGAATTCACTTTTCCATTAAGAGTCCCGGAGCTAGCTCTCCTACGGATAGAAGTCCGTGAGTATGATAGATCGGACAAGGATGATTTCGGAGGGCAGACATGTATACCTGTGTCAGAGCTGAGACGGGGCATCCGAGCAGTTCCACTTTACGACAAGAAGGGTCGAAAATTCAAATCTGTTAGGCTTCTTATGAGGTTTAG ATCCAATCCGTTTGTACAATAA
- the LOC121796721 gene encoding phosphoinositide phospholipase C 6-like isoform X2 — translation MDKYYRYIIADHVSVVQMGSYNYYKMFGCFNRKFKISESGPPPDVREAFWRYTAGGGQMTADQLLKFMVQHQEDSNCTAVGVEDIMQHVFHRRHHHHHHHQETKNLNFTLEDFFYFLFQDDLNGPINPQVHHDMTAPLHHYFIYTGHNSYLTGNQLSSDCSETAIVRALENGVRGIELDLWPNSSKDNVQVLHGRTLTTPVTLIKCFKSIKEHAFVKSPYPVIITLEDHLNPELQARVAEMAIRIFGDLLYCPESGYVEDFPTVESLKHKIMLSTKPPKEYLGSNHEEGETSSPKYKDYSDDDTEAEFEADDKQESDSDYEDYDNCGRGNVAAPEYKRLIAIHAGNAKKKSLRQVLRLRIDRARRLSLSEHELKRATSLYASDIVRFTQKHLLRVYPKGTRVTSSNFCPIIAWMHGAQMVAFNMQGYGKALWMMHGFFRANGGCGYLKKPHLLMSKNSMGDVFNPKLPWPVRVTLKVIVYMGDGWRLDFSHTHFDTYSPPDFYTKIYIIGAPLDTTESKTRIIEDDWAPYWDQEFTFPLRVPELALLRIEVREYDRSDKDDFGGQTCIPVSELRRGIRAVPLYDKKGRKFKSVRLLMRFRFE, via the exons ATGGATAAATATTATAGATACATAATCGCAGATCATGTATCAGTGGTGCAAATGGGTAGCTACAATTATTACAAGATGTTCGGTTGCTTCAACCGGAAGTTCAAAATCAGCGAGTCGGGGCCGCCGCCGGACGTGCGGGAGGCGTTCTGGCGGTACACTGCGGGAGGGGGGCAGATGACGGCGGATCAACTGCTCAAGTTCATGGTCCAGCACCAGGAGGATTCCAATTGCACCGCCGTCGGCGTCGAGGACATTATGCAGCACGTCTTCCACCgtcgccaccaccaccaccaccaccaccaagagACGAAGAACCTCAATTTCACCCTTGAGGACTTCTTCTACTTCCTATTTCAAGACGATCTCAATGGCCCTATCAATCCCCAG GTACACCATGACATGACTGCTCCGTTGCATCATTATTTCATATATACAGGTCATAACTCCTACTTAACCGGGAACCAGTTGAGCAGTGACTGTAGCGAAACCGCTATTGTAAGAGCTCTTGAGAACGGTGTGAGAGGAATCGAGCTCGATTTATGGCCCAATTCGTCCAAAGATAACGTGCAGGTGCTTCATGGAAG GACGCTTACAACTCCAGTGACACTCATCAAATGCTTCAAGTCTATAAAAGAGCACGCCTTTGTTAAGTCACCTTACCCGGTCATAATCACGTTAGAAGATCATCTCAATCCAGAGCTCCAAGCTCGAGTGGCGGAG ATGGCAATACGAATTTTTGGAGACTTGTTGTATTGCCCCGAGTCAGGATACGTGGAGGACTTTCCCACAGTTGAGTCCTTGAAACATAAGATTATGCTCTCAACAAAGCCACCCAAGGAGTATCTCGGATCCAATCACGAGGAAGGAGAAACCTCCTCACCAAAGTATAAAGATTATTCTGATGACGATACTGAAGCTGAATTTGAAGCAGATGACAAG caAGAAAGCGACAGTGATTATGAGGATTACGACAACTGTGGTAGGGGCAATGTGGCAGCACCTGAGTACAAACGTCTTATCGCCATTCATGCCGGTAATGCCAAGAAGAAGAGCTTGAGGCAGGTGCTAAGACTCAGAATTGACAGAGCTAGACGGCTTAGTTTGAGCGAGCACGAACTCAAGAGGGCCACATCCTTGTATGCTAGTGACATCGTGAG GTTCACCCAAAAACACTTGTTAAGGGTGTATCCTAAGGGCACACGAGTAACTTCATCAAACTTTTGTCCAATCATCGCGTGGATGCATGGGGCGCAAATGGTTGCATTTAATATGCAG GGATACGGAAAAGCCCTTTGGATGATGCATGGATTCTTCAGAGCGAATGGAGGCTGCGGTTATCTCAAGAAACCACATTTGCTTATGAGCAAGAATTCAATGGGCGATGTTTTCAATCCCAAATTGCCATGGCCCGTGAGGGTGACATTAAAG GTAATTGTGTACATGGGAGATGGGTGGCGTTTGGATTTCAGCCACACGCATTTTGACACATATTCACCACCAGACTTCTACACCAAG ATATACATCATTGGTGCGCCACTAGACACCACAGAGAGCAAAACGAGGATAATAGAAGACGATTGGGCGCCTTACTGGGATCAGGAATTCACTTTTCCATTAAGAGTCCCGGAGCTAGCTCTCCTACGGATAGAAGTCCGTGAGTATGATAGATCGGACAAGGATGATTTCGGAGGGCAGACATGTATACCTGTGTCAGAGCTGAGACGGGGCATCCGAGCAGTTCCACTTTACGACAAGAAGGGTCGAAAATTCAAATCTGTTAGGCTTCTTATGAGGTTTAGGTTTGAATGA